One Psychrosphaera aestuarii DNA window includes the following coding sequences:
- a CDS encoding Ig-like domain-containing protein: MWYSVKSKFCLLIVLSGLFLVGCSSGDSNDEPTDTDTTISFSVAVSPVDFQLSVGQEVQLSYAITADTALTVQPSLVAQPSLGQVSFNTADQTITVSAGQTAGTEQFNISFTSGDIVEVIAITFTVNDSTDSDGDGGTDNGSDETIIYQVTWPTDYITLFEDEVIAININRNYSLGNDVVENFYLNAANLNGQLSQDDSQYLISADEAEQDTYGELLAVSEYNGVVTERAMQIIYYNKNRNLETLEPPVIALIEPSMELDLYQSKTLKFDIYDPDSDRIAYRVLSAPSSVSSHVNKAEYGYELTVSLNEPLTNASETLVLEVSDGHLKDQIDIELTQSNNNNSENDAPVLRIEENVTLSLIKKLTGNETDKIAQFAYNLSDETPDFVDLSFSSTQSDFTITNNYPYFSIFADDVSSLQYEQITLSAKDAGFETKLTFHLYIKDNFLSFLGGNPNLAPLFDVPVIPPLLESKSYTFSILVEDFESHPYNISLVADDSELTYSVEGDSITINAALLATPDDLITEFDIVVTDVFGSDRIETVPLTIYKNTPPTIELDTSAIDVVETGTLEIALSVNDVDEGALTPQLIYDTSKMQATFSEGVLSITAFELTEAFTDNFIIRAEDEFGEVTELEVPLIIRTDNSAPVITFSESQIEIAPGQSASLLVNYFDPDGTALTITRFTNNALLTESYDQNTGILTLSLDASAAFQQTMTFTTTASDGFITVSETLTVIVPVAPSPPELTINVFTPEVDEEETLIINFIKSDQNGDNVMITVADGGTLNFDTLNVTVFDNYLRIEAPDNVNNDTNYSIEVTATDDSSAALSTREVIQFVVTPVNDAPEIGLDSNTILLTNDYSTRIDLNITDVDNLPADFTVELLAGNGNAIPNTLEIVGLDVYSLRLKAASKGITMVDQPLKLRVFDGQTYAEETILVTTVLQNSPPDFGSSIDSAQVLEDYTDFFDIMTNDADSSTDGDIVTIKKINVGNVSGANPTIVTTIDGVTVETQTGVGVTITQIEQFIANNRIHVQTDLGSGGSNVTLSIIATDGYVDAIHSLQLKIVTP, from the coding sequence ATGTGGTATTCAGTAAAATCGAAATTCTGTCTATTAATTGTATTATCAGGCCTTTTTCTTGTTGGCTGTAGCTCAGGCGATAGTAACGACGAGCCAACTGACACAGATACGACTATTTCTTTTTCGGTCGCTGTCTCCCCTGTTGATTTCCAATTGTCTGTGGGTCAAGAAGTTCAACTTAGCTACGCGATTACTGCTGATACTGCCTTAACCGTTCAACCTAGCCTTGTTGCTCAACCCTCTCTTGGACAAGTTAGCTTTAATACAGCAGACCAAACAATCACGGTTTCTGCAGGGCAAACAGCAGGCACTGAACAATTTAATATAAGTTTTACCTCCGGCGACATCGTAGAAGTTATTGCAATAACATTTACTGTCAACGACTCAACAGATTCAGATGGTGACGGCGGTACAGATAATGGCAGTGATGAAACTATTATTTATCAAGTCACTTGGCCAACAGACTACATAACCCTATTTGAAGACGAAGTGATCGCGATTAATATCAACCGAAACTATTCGCTTGGTAACGACGTAGTCGAAAACTTCTATTTAAACGCGGCAAACCTTAACGGGCAGCTATCGCAAGACGACAGTCAGTATTTAATTTCAGCTGACGAAGCGGAACAAGACACTTACGGTGAATTACTGGCAGTCAGTGAATACAATGGTGTTGTTACTGAACGTGCGATGCAAATCATTTATTATAATAAAAACCGCAATTTAGAAACGCTCGAACCACCCGTGATTGCTCTCATTGAACCGTCAATGGAACTGGATTTATACCAAAGTAAAACACTTAAATTTGATATTTATGACCCTGATTCTGATCGAATCGCGTATCGCGTTTTATCAGCACCGAGCAGTGTTTCAAGTCATGTTAATAAGGCTGAGTATGGATATGAGTTAACCGTTTCATTAAACGAGCCATTAACAAATGCTAGCGAGACATTAGTGCTAGAAGTGAGTGATGGTCATCTTAAGGACCAAATCGATATTGAGTTAACGCAATCAAACAATAACAATTCAGAAAACGACGCGCCCGTATTACGCATTGAAGAAAACGTCACTTTAAGTTTAATTAAAAAATTAACGGGTAATGAAACAGATAAAATCGCGCAATTTGCCTATAACTTGTCTGACGAAACGCCTGACTTTGTTGATTTATCCTTTTCCTCTACGCAATCAGATTTTACTATCACCAATAATTACCCGTACTTTTCAATCTTTGCCGATGACGTCTCAAGCCTGCAATATGAGCAAATCACACTCTCAGCTAAAGATGCGGGCTTTGAAACTAAACTAACTTTCCACCTTTATATTAAAGATAACTTTTTAAGCTTTTTAGGTGGTAATCCAAACCTAGCACCCTTGTTTGATGTCCCGGTGATACCACCGTTGCTCGAGTCGAAGTCCTACACTTTTTCAATACTAGTCGAAGACTTTGAAAGTCATCCTTATAACATTTCGCTCGTGGCTGACGACAGTGAACTTACGTATAGCGTAGAGGGTGATTCCATTACGATAAACGCTGCACTATTGGCGACTCCCGATGACCTTATTACCGAGTTTGACATAGTCGTAACCGATGTTTTTGGTAGCGACCGTATTGAAACTGTTCCCTTGACTATCTACAAAAACACGCCTCCAACGATTGAGCTTGATACGTCGGCAATTGATGTTGTCGAAACCGGTACACTTGAAATTGCACTGTCTGTTAATGATGTTGATGAAGGGGCACTAACGCCGCAACTTATTTACGATACGAGCAAGATGCAGGCGACTTTCAGTGAAGGCGTTCTTTCAATTACCGCTTTTGAGCTAACTGAAGCCTTTACAGATAATTTCATTATTAGAGCTGAAGATGAGTTTGGCGAAGTGACTGAGTTAGAAGTACCGTTAATAATTAGAACCGATAATTCAGCGCCAGTGATTACTTTTAGCGAGTCACAAATTGAAATTGCCCCAGGCCAATCTGCCAGTTTACTTGTTAATTATTTTGACCCGGATGGTACCGCACTAACTATTACTCGCTTTACTAATAATGCCTTATTAACGGAAAGTTATGACCAAAACACGGGCATATTAACGCTCTCATTAGATGCCAGCGCCGCTTTCCAACAAACCATGACATTCACCACGACGGCTTCGGATGGGTTTATCACAGTTTCAGAAACACTAACCGTTATAGTCCCTGTAGCCCCGTCACCACCTGAATTAACGATTAATGTATTTACACCAGAAGTAGATGAGGAAGAAACCCTCATTATTAATTTCATTAAGTCCGATCAAAATGGCGACAATGTAATGATTACAGTTGCTGACGGTGGCACATTAAATTTTGATACCTTAAATGTGACTGTATTTGACAATTATTTAAGAATCGAGGCGCCAGATAACGTTAATAATGACACTAACTATTCAATAGAAGTTACCGCTACGGACGATAGCTCTGCGGCGCTCAGTACTCGTGAAGTTATACAATTTGTTGTCACCCCGGTTAATGATGCTCCGGAAATAGGCTTAGACAGTAACACGATATTACTCACCAATGACTACAGCACTCGAATTGATTTGAACATTACAGATGTAGATAATTTACCTGCTGATTTTACCGTTGAATTACTCGCAGGTAATGGTAATGCGATTCCCAATACATTAGAAATTGTTGGTTTAGATGTTTATTCATTAAGACTTAAAGCCGCATCTAAAGGCATAACAATGGTAGACCAACCTCTAAAATTGCGAGTGTTTGATGGACAAACCTATGCAGAAGAAACCATATTAGTTACCACCGTATTACAAAATAGTCCTCCAGACTTTGGCAGCTCAATCGACTCGGCACAAGTGCTAGAAGATTACACCGACTTCTTTGATATTATGACCAACGATGCAGACTCAAGCACCGATGGCGATATTGTTACAATAAAGAAAATTAATGTCGGTAATGTATCTGGCGCCAACCCAACCATAGTGACAACAATTGATGGCGTAACTGTTGAAACGCAAACGGGTGTTGGTGTAACCATTACCCAAATAGAGCAATTTATCGCAAATAATAGAATTCATGTTCAAACAGATTTAGGATCTGGAGGCTCGAACGTAACATTATCTATAATTGCAACCGATGGTTATGTTGATGCCATTCATTCACTGCAGCTAAAGATTGTTACACCATAG
- a CDS encoding DEAD/DEAH box helicase: MQFTDLGLSDALLSAINDQGYTSPSPIQAQAIPAVLEGQDVMAAAQTGTGKTAGFTLPLLERLSKGQRAKANQVRALVLTPTRELAAQVAQSVETYGKNLPLRSTVVFGGVKINPQMMALRKGVDILIATPGRLMDLYSQNAVKFDQLEVLILDEADRMLDMGFIHDIKKILKILPVKRQNLMFSATFSDDIKELAQGLMNNPVHISVSPANSTTATVEQTLYNVDQSFKARLLIKLIKKNDWQQVLVFSRTKHGANRLAKNLDSKGITAAAIHGNKSQAARTKALANFKDKSIRVLVATDIAARGLDIEQLPQVVNYDLPQVAEDYVHRIGRTGRAGAEGKAVSLVSGDEFNSLTDIEQLIQKHIERQVDEDFVPQMPLPKARDIRPPKKKKPKKNKSLNDSSAEDKKPQRRSNGPRPANSANKPSRKPAAKSGSNSGAKPNNRSNSKPGSKPSNRPANKPGQGRPANKNTNKS; the protein is encoded by the coding sequence ATGCAATTTACCGACTTAGGTCTTTCCGACGCGCTGTTGAGTGCGATCAACGATCAGGGTTACACCAGCCCTTCTCCAATCCAAGCCCAGGCAATCCCAGCCGTGTTAGAAGGCCAAGACGTTATGGCCGCCGCACAAACGGGTACCGGCAAGACTGCAGGTTTTACACTCCCTTTATTAGAGCGATTATCCAAAGGTCAACGCGCAAAAGCAAATCAAGTTCGAGCTTTAGTACTTACACCAACACGTGAACTCGCTGCACAAGTTGCACAAAGCGTTGAAACTTATGGAAAAAACCTACCTCTTCGCTCAACAGTTGTATTTGGTGGTGTTAAAATAAACCCACAAATGATGGCCTTACGCAAAGGTGTTGACATCCTTATCGCCACGCCAGGTCGTTTGATGGACTTATATAGTCAAAATGCAGTTAAGTTTGACCAACTAGAAGTTTTAATTTTAGATGAAGCCGACCGTATGTTAGATATGGGCTTTATTCATGACATCAAAAAAATACTTAAAATCTTACCGGTCAAACGTCAAAACTTAATGTTCTCAGCAACGTTTTCTGACGATATTAAGGAATTAGCGCAAGGTCTTATGAACAATCCTGTTCATATCTCAGTATCGCCAGCAAACTCGACAACCGCGACTGTTGAACAAACCTTATACAATGTTGATCAAAGCTTTAAAGCTCGTTTATTAATAAAGCTAATAAAGAAAAACGATTGGCAACAAGTGTTAGTTTTCTCTAGAACAAAGCATGGCGCAAACCGCTTAGCTAAGAATCTTGACTCAAAAGGTATTACCGCAGCTGCTATCCATGGCAATAAAAGCCAAGCAGCACGAACCAAAGCACTTGCCAACTTCAAAGATAAATCGATTCGCGTTTTAGTTGCGACAGACATCGCAGCGCGAGGATTAGACATAGAGCAATTGCCACAAGTGGTTAACTATGACTTGCCTCAAGTGGCTGAAGACTACGTTCACCGTATTGGCCGAACAGGCCGTGCCGGTGCAGAAGGTAAAGCAGTTTCATTAGTATCGGGCGATGAATTTAATAGTTTGACTGATATCGAGCAATTGATTCAAAAACACATCGAACGTCAAGTGGACGAAGATTTTGTGCCGCAAATGCCACTGCCTAAAGCGCGTGATATTAGACCACCAAAAAAGAAAAAACCTAAAAAGAACAAGTCATTAAACGACAGTTCTGCTGAAGATAAAAAACCTCAGCGTCGTTCAAATGGTCCAAGGCCCGCAAATTCTGCAAATAAGCCAAGTAGAAAACCAGCCGCTAAGTCTGGCTCAAACTCAGGCGCTAAACCAAACAATAGATCAAACAGCAAACCGGGCTCTAAACCGTCAAATAGACCGGCCAATAAGCCAGGTCAAGGTCGCCCAGCAAACAAAAATACCAATAAGTCTTGA
- a CDS encoding GIY-YIG nuclease family protein → MSWFVYILKCADESLYTGITTDCARRLQQHNSGVGAKYTRCRLPVAMVYTESAESRSDASKREYQIKKLSRHQKLALISRL, encoded by the coding sequence ATGAGTTGGTTTGTTTATATATTAAAATGCGCAGACGAGAGTTTATATACAGGAATTACCACAGATTGTGCTCGCAGATTACAACAGCATAACTCTGGGGTTGGTGCAAAATACACTCGCTGTCGACTGCCTGTCGCAATGGTATACACCGAAAGCGCGGAGTCTAGAAGTGACGCGTCGAAGAGGGAATATCAAATAAAAAAGTTGTCACGCCATCAAAAACTAGCTTTGATCAGTCGTCTGTAA
- a CDS encoding EAL and HDOD domain-containing protein: protein MSIQFLAKQPILDINSDVIGYELLYRDSEENAFPPGLTDEQASARMFYETALFHGINNVTEQRKAFVNLCDKSVLRQLPNLIPRENLIVEIVERSSVDDDTIVAIAELHELGYVFALDDYDFDTKWSQLEPYLSYVKFDIPEDNALIAPTVEKIKANFPNVKLVAERIETKLQADFAFACGVDYLQGYYFAKPQVMKFRNIDPSKVVAMELVSCLTKELLDFDHVSKILSRDISLTARVIKLANVSLAFRNLNISSINKAVVYLGEDMMRKFISVVAVSKLATDKPDEIVLLGLRRALFIQNLPALIGQKESPTGFLVGLLSVLDAILDCSIEEVINKLQLQEKMANSLLNYEGQYGCALQLVKYVEIADWKNVIALIAEKFPGQEFNIDGLYVEASKQSEALLR, encoded by the coding sequence TTGAGCATTCAGTTTTTGGCCAAACAACCTATTCTTGACATTAACTCTGATGTCATTGGATACGAGTTGCTATATAGAGATTCAGAAGAAAACGCCTTTCCTCCGGGGTTAACTGATGAACAAGCCTCTGCAAGAATGTTTTATGAAACCGCCCTATTCCACGGTATCAACAATGTCACCGAGCAACGAAAAGCGTTTGTTAACCTATGCGATAAAAGTGTTCTTCGACAGCTGCCAAACCTTATCCCACGAGAGAATTTAATTGTTGAAATTGTTGAGCGCAGTAGTGTCGATGACGATACGATCGTAGCTATTGCTGAACTTCACGAGTTAGGTTACGTATTTGCACTCGATGACTACGATTTTGATACTAAATGGTCCCAACTAGAACCTTATCTCAGCTATGTTAAATTTGATATTCCAGAAGACAATGCTTTAATCGCACCAACAGTCGAAAAAATTAAGGCTAATTTTCCGAACGTAAAGTTAGTCGCCGAACGTATTGAAACTAAGTTACAAGCTGATTTTGCTTTTGCTTGTGGGGTTGATTATTTACAAGGGTATTATTTTGCCAAACCACAGGTTATGAAATTTAGAAACATTGACCCATCAAAAGTGGTCGCAATGGAGCTGGTTAGTTGCCTCACTAAAGAACTACTCGACTTTGACCATGTTTCTAAAATTTTAAGTCGTGACATTAGCCTAACCGCACGAGTTATAAAACTAGCAAATGTATCTTTAGCCTTTAGAAACCTTAATATATCTAGCATTAATAAAGCAGTTGTTTATTTGGGTGAAGATATGATGCGTAAATTTATTTCAGTTGTTGCTGTCTCTAAACTAGCGACTGATAAACCAGACGAAATTGTATTGCTTGGGTTAAGACGTGCGCTCTTTATACAGAATTTACCCGCATTAATTGGACAAAAAGAATCTCCTACTGGTTTTCTTGTCGGGTTACTATCCGTACTAGACGCAATTTTAGACTGCTCCATTGAGGAGGTAATAAACAAACTGCAACTACAAGAAAAAATGGCCAATAGTCTTCTTAATTACGAAGGACAATATGGTTGTGCGTTACAACTTGTAAAATATGTAGAAATCGCTGACTGGAAAAATGTAATCGCACTTATTGCTGAAAAGTTTCCTGGGCAAGAGTTTAATATTGACGGTTTATATGTAGAGGCATCTAAACAGTCAGAGGCACTGTTACGTTAA
- a CDS encoding alpha/beta hydrolase, producing the protein MRGELAEHLNEFITGVNQAIAQAKEDGVVATPELARANLAKLAAFVTQVPKLAYAEDGYVFADQMEIPVKVYSPAPEEELPVLIYFHGGGHMCGSTELYDPMCRKIAIAARCIVISVEYRLAPEFPYPAGINDCEDVVKGFHQVLKNVQYGNKVLIAGDSAGGAICTTLAIRAMTDKSLKIDKQILIYPSVDYTSSMPSVEDNGTGFLLEKTRIQWYFDNYFDDYEDREAMSPLFGPFDATMPDSLVVIAGCDPLRDEGLEYAKKLRLAGVNVEVREFKNMIHAFMNIEDLVSEECRELYSLIGSFVNR; encoded by the coding sequence ATGCGTGGTGAATTAGCTGAACATTTGAATGAATTTATTACTGGTGTAAACCAAGCAATCGCTCAAGCAAAAGAAGATGGTGTAGTTGCAACTCCAGAATTAGCGAGAGCAAATTTAGCAAAACTAGCCGCGTTCGTTACGCAAGTTCCAAAGTTGGCATACGCTGAAGATGGTTATGTATTTGCTGATCAAATGGAAATACCCGTTAAAGTTTATAGTCCAGCACCAGAAGAAGAGTTACCAGTTCTCATTTATTTTCATGGCGGTGGCCATATGTGCGGAAGCACTGAGCTTTACGATCCCATGTGCAGAAAAATAGCTATTGCTGCTCGCTGTATTGTTATTAGTGTCGAGTATCGTTTAGCGCCGGAGTTTCCTTATCCCGCTGGTATTAACGATTGTGAAGATGTGGTTAAAGGCTTTCATCAAGTTTTAAAGAATGTTCAATATGGAAATAAGGTGCTTATTGCCGGTGATAGCGCTGGTGGTGCAATATGCACGACTCTTGCCATTCGCGCGATGACGGATAAGTCGTTAAAAATAGACAAACAAATTCTTATCTATCCAAGTGTTGATTACACTTCTAGTATGCCTTCGGTAGAAGATAACGGCACAGGATTTTTATTAGAGAAAACACGAATTCAATGGTATTTCGATAACTATTTTGATGATTATGAAGACCGTGAGGCAATGTCGCCATTATTTGGACCATTTGATGCCACTATGCCTGACAGCCTAGTAGTAATTGCAGGTTGCGATCCACTGCGCGATGAAGGTCTTGAGTATGCCAAAAAGTTAAGGTTAGCAGGGGTCAATGTCGAGGTTCGAGAGTTTAAAAATATGATCCATGCATTTATGAATATAGAAGATTTAGTAAGTGAGGAGTGCAGAGAGTTATATAGTTTAATTGGATCCTTTGTTAATCGTTAA
- a CDS encoding CoA transferase subunit A — protein sequence MSGFDKVVGSYSEAMAGLEDNMTVIAGGFGLCGIPEGLIAEIKNKGTKGLTVVSNNCGVDGFGLGILLEDKQIKKMVSSYVGENALFEKQLLDGELEVELTPQGTLAEKMRAGGAGIPAFYTATGYGTLVGEGKEVREFNGRNYILEESITGDFAIVKAWKADRYGNCVYRHTAQNFNPMAATAGKITVVEVEEIVEPGEIEPSQIQTPGIYVDRVILGSFEKRIEKVTTRD from the coding sequence ATGTCAGGTTTTGACAAAGTAGTGGGCAGTTACAGCGAAGCAATGGCAGGACTAGAAGATAATATGACGGTTATCGCTGGTGGCTTTGGCTTGTGTGGAATTCCAGAAGGCTTAATTGCTGAAATTAAAAACAAAGGTACCAAAGGCCTAACTGTAGTTTCCAATAACTGTGGTGTTGATGGGTTTGGTTTAGGCATTTTACTAGAAGACAAGCAGATAAAAAAAATGGTGTCTTCGTATGTAGGTGAAAATGCATTGTTTGAGAAGCAATTATTAGATGGTGAGCTTGAAGTTGAACTTACTCCACAAGGCACGCTAGCCGAGAAAATGCGTGCTGGCGGTGCCGGGATCCCAGCGTTTTATACTGCAACAGGTTATGGAACATTAGTTGGTGAAGGTAAAGAAGTTCGCGAATTTAACGGCAGAAACTACATATTAGAAGAAAGCATCACCGGTGACTTTGCCATTGTTAAAGCTTGGAAAGCAGACCGATATGGCAATTGTGTCTACCGCCATACGGCACAAAATTTTAATCCAATGGCGGCAACAGCTGGAAAAATTACTGTTGTTGAGGTTGAGGAAATTGTTGAGCCGGGTGAGATTGAGCCATCTCAAATTCAGACTCCAGGCATTTATGTTGACCGTGTTATTTTAGGGTCATTTGAAAAACGAATTGAAAAAGTAACCACACGAGATTAA
- a CDS encoding monovalent cation:proton antiporter-2 (CPA2) family protein — protein MHNPLILEIIYLLLAAVIMVPLCQAIRLGAVPGFLIAGIIIGPSALGLISDVAHITHISEFGVVLLLFVIGMEMKPSFLWKIKRLVFGLGSLQVLVTSLVLISIAKFLLGLNWSAAIIIGSALSLSSTAFVLQILTQQKSLNSEFGRSTVAVLLMQDLAVVPLLALIPLLSESNAVTQSLGFAVMQSVGIIVAVIMIGKYLLNPLLYRVAKSANAEVFTATAVLIVLGTAYLTEIAGLSMAMGAFLAGLLISDSAYRHQIKAEVQPFRGLLLGAFFISMGMSLNIPLLLESPLLVFSLMLATILIKVVILAGLARGFGHNWTKSASIAFILGQSGEFALVLFSLAFAADILTSYQFNIAMLVVLVSMLVTPLLAVIANRYNNKQAAFEGLHNEMPECSVVLAGFGRVGRSIGAILESAGVSYVAFDRSSEIVKKYQDNYPVFYGDVNQSHLLNSAGIHHAKLAIVTLNDTAAALELVESLRHRFADLKIIARAHNSDNCLELLQHGANEVVSENMEASIELTELALKANNIDDKDIQQLLSVFRLNYYNKIRDMTDNL, from the coding sequence GTGCATAACCCTTTAATTTTAGAAATCATCTACCTTCTTCTTGCCGCCGTTATAATGGTGCCCCTCTGCCAAGCTATTCGTTTAGGTGCGGTACCTGGCTTTTTAATCGCTGGTATTATTATCGGTCCTTCTGCTCTTGGTTTAATATCAGATGTCGCCCATATCACTCATATATCCGAATTTGGCGTTGTGTTGTTACTGTTTGTCATTGGCATGGAAATGAAGCCTTCTTTTCTATGGAAAATAAAGCGTCTAGTGTTTGGCTTGGGCTCCCTGCAAGTGTTAGTAACAAGTCTAGTTTTAATCTCTATTGCTAAATTTTTATTAGGACTTAATTGGTCAGCCGCAATCATCATTGGCTCCGCATTATCACTTTCATCAACTGCATTCGTGTTACAAATACTTACCCAACAAAAATCATTAAACTCCGAATTTGGTCGCTCAACCGTCGCTGTTTTACTAATGCAAGACTTGGCCGTTGTGCCGTTATTGGCCTTGATTCCGCTGCTATCTGAATCTAATGCTGTAACGCAAAGTTTAGGTTTTGCAGTTATGCAGTCGGTAGGCATTATCGTGGCCGTCATCATGATAGGTAAGTATTTATTGAACCCATTACTTTACCGAGTTGCAAAGTCTGCAAATGCCGAGGTATTTACCGCTACTGCAGTTTTAATCGTTTTAGGAACGGCCTACTTAACAGAAATAGCCGGGCTATCTATGGCCATGGGCGCGTTTTTGGCGGGTTTATTAATTTCTGATTCGGCCTATCGCCATCAAATAAAAGCCGAAGTGCAACCGTTCAGAGGGTTACTGCTCGGCGCGTTCTTTATTTCTATGGGTATGTCTTTAAACATTCCTTTATTGCTAGAGTCGCCTTTATTGGTATTTTCGTTAATGTTAGCGACGATTTTAATTAAAGTAGTGATTCTAGCGGGACTTGCTCGAGGGTTTGGTCACAATTGGACAAAGTCTGCGTCTATCGCCTTTATCCTAGGTCAAAGTGGAGAGTTTGCTTTAGTGCTGTTTTCGCTGGCATTTGCCGCCGACATATTAACGAGCTATCAGTTCAATATTGCCATGTTAGTTGTATTGGTAAGTATGTTAGTTACACCTTTGTTAGCCGTTATTGCAAATCGATATAATAACAAACAAGCTGCATTTGAAGGCTTACATAATGAGATGCCAGAATGTTCGGTCGTTTTAGCTGGCTTTGGTCGCGTTGGCCGCAGCATTGGCGCTATTTTAGAAAGTGCAGGCGTTAGCTATGTTGCCTTTGATCGTTCCAGTGAAATTGTTAAAAAGTATCAAGACAATTACCCAGTATTTTATGGCGATGTTAACCAATCTCACTTATTAAATTCGGCTGGCATTCATCATGCAAAACTCGCTATTGTTACATTAAACGATACCGCAGCTGCCCTCGAGCTTGTTGAGTCACTTCGACATCGCTTTGCCGATCTTAAAATCATTGCAAGAGCTCACAACAGCGATAACTGTTTAGAGCTACTTCAACATGGTGCAAACGAGGTTGTTTCTGAAAATATGGAAGCAAGTATCGAACTTACCGAATTAGCATTAAAAGCGAATAACATCGATGACAAAGATATTCAGCAACTTTTATCGGTATTTCGATTAAATTACTATAATAAAATAAGAGATATGACCGATAACCTATAA
- a CDS encoding nitroreductase family protein, whose product MSNEAHYPLTDFIEYPEQRMVERSNEFYQNIKRRHSIRKFSDRPVPREIIENCIKAAGTAPNGANHQPWHFAVLGSHDIKKQVREQAELHEQGFYEGRAGDEWLEALKPLGTDANKPFLEHAPWLIAVFSQKKGGINPGDQNTNYYVHESVGLATGFLINALHHSGLATLTHTPKPMQFLTKICNRPENERPFMLLVVGYPADDATIPHHATIKKPLDAIATFL is encoded by the coding sequence ATGAGCAACGAAGCGCACTATCCTCTTACTGACTTTATTGAATACCCTGAACAAAGAATGGTTGAACGTTCAAACGAGTTTTATCAAAACATCAAACGACGTCATAGTATTCGTAAGTTCAGTGATCGCCCTGTTCCTAGAGAAATTATTGAAAATTGTATAAAAGCTGCCGGTACAGCGCCAAACGGTGCAAACCATCAACCTTGGCATTTCGCTGTATTAGGTAGCCATGACATTAAAAAACAAGTCCGAGAGCAAGCTGAGCTTCACGAGCAAGGCTTTTACGAAGGCCGTGCAGGTGATGAGTGGTTAGAAGCCTTAAAACCATTGGGTACCGACGCCAACAAACCTTTTTTAGAACATGCACCTTGGCTTATCGCTGTTTTTTCACAGAAGAAAGGTGGAATTAATCCTGGCGATCAAAATACCAACTATTATGTACATGAGTCTGTTGGGCTGGCCACCGGCTTTTTAATCAATGCATTACATCACAGTGGATTAGCAACGCTAACTCATACACCAAAACCAATGCAGTTTTTAACTAAAATATGTAACCGCCCGGAGAACGAGCGTCCGTTTATGTTACTGGTTGTTGGTTATCCTGCAGATGATGCGACTATTCCTCATCATGCTACGATTAAAAAGCCACTTGATGCCATTGCTACCTTTTTATAA